The Polymorphobacter megasporae genomic sequence AAAGATTACAGCTATTGCCCGAAACTGATGGGGTCCGGCTTCGACGCCTATCCATGTGGATAGGCGTTGAAGCGGGACCCCACTCAACTCGGGGCAAGTGATTGTAGGCAAGCGCTTTTCCTCCCGCGAAGGGGGTCCCGATCGGCGCCGATCGGGACATCGCGTTGATAGAGGTTTCCAGCACGATTTCAAAGGTTTACGCAGTGAAACAAGTAACCGGGGCAAATTCCTGTGCGGGGTGTCTTCCCAGATTGGTCCGGGTGTGATTCACACTGCCGGTGACTCCTTCTGGCTCAGACTCGGTTGATGCCCTGCCGCTAGCGGATTTGCGGCGTGTGGTTTCGGCTTTGGTCGCACAGGTGGCGACGCTTCAGGAAACGGTCGACAGGCTGACCACCGAGAATGAGGTCATCGCAACGGATGTTGTCTGAATTGCGCTAGACGCGAACAGACCGGGAACGGCAGGCTAAGCGGCCTGCCAAAATGCCTACGCCGGTCGACTGATCCCAAAACGTCTCATCTCGCGGTAGATGGTTGAGCGCCCCAGTCCGAGCTGTCTTGCGGCTTCAGCAGGTGGCGTATTGGCCTGGATAAGCGTCAGCGCCGCATTGAGCTTTGTCACATCGAGCGGCTGTCGCCCCGGCTTCCTGCCCTTTGCACGTGCCGCAGCAATACCGTCCTTCGTTCGCTCTGAGATCAGTCGTCTCTCGAAATGGGCAATGGCACCGAAGACGTGGAAAATCAGTTCGCCGGCGGCCGAGGAGGTGTCGATCTTTTCCTCGAGGCTGAGGAGCGCGATCTTGCGTTCGCGCAGCATCGTGACCGTGGATAGCAATTCCGCCAGCGAGCGACCGAGCCGATCGAGGCGCACCACGGCAAGCGTGTCCCCCGACCGTGCATAGGCGAGAAGCGCCGTAAGGCCGGGCCGATCCATGCTTCTGCCCGACATGACATCGGTAAAGGTCTTGATGGCGCCGGCCTCGGTCAACCGCATGGTCTGGCCGGCGACATCCTGGTCGCCGGTACTGACCCGGGCGTAGCCAAGGATATCAGGCATGGGAGTCCTTTATCGCGCCAGCATCAGTTTCAGGCCCGGGATTTCGATCCTGGCCCATTCCCGATCCGCAGTGAGGACCGGCAGGCCTTCAGCGATCGCCAAGGCCGTGCAGGTACGATCGCCAAGGCCGCTGCCGAATGCCTTGGTCGCAGGATAGAGGTTGGCCGCGGCGACCGCATCGTCACGCCCGTGCGGACGCACGTCGAGATGCAAGGCGTCGAGCATCGCCAGCGCCGCATCGTTCGGCACCTCGCGACGCAACAGGCCCTTGATCACCTCCTGGAAGTTGACCGCCGAGATAAGCCCGTCACCGATGTACTGCGCAACAACATCGGCGCCTGGCTCATCGCGTAGCAGCGCCAGTATCGCCGAGGCGTCAAAAACGATCGATGCCATACTTGTTCCGGGGCCTAGTCGAGGTCTTCGCGCGCGGCTTCGGCCCGGCGCTCGGCAATGAAGTCATCCACCGGAAGATCGTTTGTTGCATGTTGACGGTATAGATCCTGGGCACGCTTGATGCTCTGCCGCATCGACGTAAGCTTCACGTTGTCACCGTCGATTGACAGCACGACGACGCCAGCTCCCGTAACGCCAAGCGCCTTTCGCGCCGATCGTGGCAGCACCATGCGACCGTTCTCGGCAATTCGGATATCGATCATTTCCTGCACGAGTGGCACCTCGCTGTTAGTGACATAGCTTGCATATCTGTCATATCGCAGTGATTGTCTATTGCTGTCACGTTGCACCGGCTTTTACGGGAATGCGCCGTCTCGCAACCGACCGTTCTGGGGACAGCAGGCGAAGCCGCGCTTTGATGGTCCCAAACCCGTCCAGAGACTACGTCTCTTTATTGCCTTATGTCCACAATCTTGTGCAACCTTGATGGACTGTTTTCATGGCCCGGCGCGATCTCCTGACTTCTGACGAACGGCAAATGCTGTTTGGCGTCCCGACGGACCGGGAAAACCTCGCCCGCCACTACAAGCTGTCCTCGCAGGACATGTCGCTGGTCGCGACGCGCCGCGGTGATACGAACCAGATCGGGTTCGCCGTGCAGCTCGGGTTACTGCGTCATCCAGGGTTCAGATTTACTCTCGACGAGGGCGCGCCAACCGAGCTTGTCGGGTTCATGGGCGAGCAGATCGGCGTTCCGCCAAAAGCGTTCGAGCGCTATGCGAGCCGGCCCGCGACCGCATCCGTCCACGCACGCGAAGCCGAGGCGGCACTTGGCCTGCGACCACCGGTCAACGCCGATCTGCCGCTCCTCATCGACGCCGCAACAAAAGCGGCCTGGGCGACCGATCGCGGCGTGCCGATTGTCGCCGGCATTACGGATGCCCTTCGGGCTTCGTGCATTACGCTACCTTCGCCGTCGGTGATCGAGCGTGCCGGGCTCGCCGGGCGGGCCCGTGCCCGACAGCGTGCCTATCAGGCAATGCTGGCCGGCGTGCCGGCCGACAGCATCGCCAGGCTCGATGCTATCTTGATCGTTGATCCAAAAAATTGGTCTGACGCCACTTGCCTGGCTGCGCGATATCGCCACCGCGCCGACCGCCGACAATGTCTGCGGGCTGCTTGAACGCCTGCACCGCATGCGCCTGTTCGATCGCACCGTCGCCGCGCTCGAGAAGTCGCAGGACAGCGGCATCGACGGGTTCGCTGCGGTCGATGCCGCGGTTGGCTGGGACAAGTTGCTGCGCGCGCGCAGCGAGGCGCGGATCATCGCTGATCTTGCCGAGGAGAACCCGCTGATCCGTGCTGCCGATCGGTGGAAGACGCTGCGCAAGTTTGCGCCGCTTCTCCTGGAGGCAATCGACTTCAAGGTGGGCCGGGGCAGCTCCTCGACCATCGCCGCCGTCAATGCTTTGCGCGAATTGAACCGGTCCGGCCGACGCGATGTGCCGGCGGACGCGCCGATGCCGTTCCGCAAGGAATGGCGCGCACTGGTGAAAGAGGGTGGCGACAAGCCCGACAGGCACCTTTGGGAAACCGCCGTCCTTGCGCATCTTCGCAACAAGTGGCGCTCGGGCGACGTATGGATCGAGCGGTCGGCGAATTACCGGCGCTTCGACAGTTACTTGCTTCCGCCGGCTCAGGTCGCGCCGATTGCAGCCGGTCTGAAGCTGCCGGCGACCGCTGACGAATGGCTAGCCGACCGGGGCCGCGAACTCGACCGGCGGCTGAAGCGATTTGCGCACCGGCTCGGGCGCGGCGAGGTCGAAGGCGTGTCCTTTGAGAATGGAAAGCTTTCCATCTCGCCGGTGCGCGCTGATGAGTCCGTCGCCGCCAAGCAATTGGCGGCACGGATCGACGGTATGATGCCGCGGGTGCGTATCACCGAGCTTCTCCACGAAGTCGCACGCTCGACCGGCTTTGCGCAGGCCTTCACCAACGTCCGGACCCGCGAACCGCACGACAATGAAAACGCGCTGCTGGCCGCGATCCTGGCTGACGGCTCCAACCTCGGTCTCGCCCGCATGGCCGAGGCCAGCCAGGGCGTCACCGCCGATCAGCTGATCTGGACGAAGTCGGCGTACATCGCCCCCGACAACTACAAGGCCGCCCTGGCGCGCATCATCGACGCTCATCATGGGCTGCCGATTGCAGCCGTCTGGGGCCAAGGCACGACCTCGTCATCCGATGGTCAGTTCTTCCGCTCGGGCAAGCGCGGCAGCGGCGCCGGCGATTTCAACGCAAAGTACGGGGTCGATCCTGGGTTCTCATTTTACACCCATGTCTCCGACCAGCACGGGCCGTATCATGCCACGGTCATTTCGGCGGCCACGCACGAAGCGCCGTTTGTGCTCGATGGTCTCCTCCATCACGGCACCGGTCTCGAGATCGACATGCACTTCACCGATACCGGCGGCGCCACCGATCACGTCTTCGCGCTCTGCCAAATGCTCGGCTTTCGGTTCTGCCCGCGTCTGCGCGATTTTGGCGACCGCCGCATGGCGAGCATCGAGGCGCCAGGACAATATCCCTTGCTGAAACCGCTGATGGGCAACCGGATAAAGGTCGACGTCATCCGCGCGCACTGGGACGAAATCGTCCGCCTGGTTGCGTCGTTGAAAACCGGCACCGTCTTGCCCTCGGCAATGCTGCGCAAGCTTGCCGCCTACGAACGCCAGAACCAGCTCGACCTCGCGTTGCGCGAGATCGGCCGTGTTGAACGCACGCTGTTCATGCTCGACTGGTTGGAAAGCCCGTCGCTGCGGCGGCGCTGCCAGGCGGGCCTCAACAAGTCCGAACAGCGCCACTTTCTGACGCAGGCGATCTGCACGTTCAAGCAGGGCCGTATCGCCGACCGGACCCACGAGGCCCAGCAGTTCCGTGCCTCCGGCCTCAACCTGATCATCGCTGCCATCGTCTACTGGAACTCGACCTATATCGCCGATGCCGTCGCCCACCTCCGAGCGAGCGGCGAAATCGTGCCCGACGAGCTTCTGGCGCACACATCGCCTGTCGGGTGGGGCCACATCGCATTCTCGGGCGACTTCCTCTGGGACCGCGCCGCTGCGATGGCACCCGGGCGCCGACCGCTCAACCTTGGCCGAACGAGCCTTGCGGCATGAAACTCGGGAATGTTCGTGATACGTTCACGTCTAGCGCAATTGAGAGAACATCCGTTGCGATGACCTCTAGACGGTCGGGGAGGGGTGGTCAGCCGCAATCACTGTCGTGCTGAGCCGAGGCGAACCGAGCCTCGCCCACAGTCACTTTGTTCTGTTCTAGATAGCGCAGCCCGAAGAAGACTGCAGCACTCATAGCGATTAGGAAAGCTGCGAGAAAAATGTTCCAGATCAGATGATTAGGCTCGTGCAATTCTCGCCAGAGCGGGATTGCGAGGAATGCGCTTACCCAAAAAACCGCGTACCGTTTAGACATCGCGCCCACCAGTGTTCTGCTGCCGATCCTCATCATAGCGAGACAGTCTATGTCCGCCAGGGGGTCGGGAGCTGCCATCGGATCCGTGATCCGTTGAACGGCAGCTATTTGCATTTCATGCCGGAAAGCGGACAGGCAGCAAATGATGCGGTGGACGGCTCTCCTACCCGACCTGCGATATAATCTGCGGGTTGAGCCAGAAGGAGAGCGATGATGCGGCCGATGCCGAAGCGATCTGCGAGGCGGTGACAAGGCCGACGATGCGCTTCGTCGCAGTGAAGACGCCCGAGCAGCAGAGCGTGATGATGCTCCATCGGGTGCGACTGATGCTGAGCCGCCAGCGGACGCAGGTGTCGAACGCGATGCGAGCGCACCTGTCGGAGTTCGGCATCGTTGCCGCCATCGGACGCGGCGGGATCGAGCAGCTCCTGGCGGTGCTCGCGGACCCGAACGATGCGCGCGTCCCGCCCGACGCGCGGCTGTGCCTTGAGATGCTGGCGGCACAGCTGGCAGTGGTGAAGTCGCAGATCCTCGACAACGACCGCCGCATCCGGGAGAGCGCGCGGGAGACCGAGGTCGGTCGGCGGCTGATGGAGATCCCCGGCGTCGGCCCGGTGATCGCCAGCGCTTTCGTCGCCGCGGTCGCCGACCCGGCGGTGTTCAAGAGCGGACGCAACCTCGCGGCGTGGATCGGGCTCGTCCCGAAGCAGAACTCGAGCGGCGGCAAGGAGCGGCTCGGCGGGATCACAAAGGCAGGCAACAGCTACCTCCGCCAGATGCTCGTTGTCGGCTCGATGGCCGTGATCCGCACCGCCGAGCGACATGGCACCCGGCGACCGTGGGTGCTGCAGCTGCTGGCGCGACGTTCGAAGATGGTCGCCGCCGTCGCGCTGGCCAACAAGATGGCGCGGATGATCTGGGCGCTGATGACGAACGGCGAGCGCTACCGCGATCCCGTCGTCGCGACAGCCGCGGCATGAGCATGAGGACACAGAAATAGGCGCACGCACCGACGCGCCGACGAGGTTGGAAAGGGCGGACACGAGTTAATGCACCAAGCCGGTCGATACCGCCGGATCAGGAAAACCCAGTGGGGCCGTGGCACTTAGAGTGCGAGCTACCGATCGGGACCTGAGACGCGCGAATGGCATTATGGCCAGCGGCACATGATAAGGCCGCACTACAGGTCGAACACATGGCCGCACCGACCAACGAACGTGCAGAAGCTCAAGAAAGCCCTTGCCAACGGAGAGCCGTCCACACACGGCCCCAAAGCTGCCGGACCGCTGACGGTTCCCGTACAATACCTCTCACGCAGGGAGCGGGTGGCGGAAAGCAGCGATGATCAATTTAAGTTCAGGTTCTTCGACCGCGTTGGCGGCGTCGTTCAGGCCAAACCATTCCGTTACGCGCTCATGCTGCTCAGGCCAATGCTTGGCGCGCCCGAGCACGGCGAGAGGAAATACATCCACCCGCGCCGCCCGAGTTGTGCCGTCGTTGATCACCTTGGCATAGCCGTAGCTGCCGATCGCCTCCGCCTTGACGACGCCAGAGATGCCCGCTTCCTCGAAGGCTTCGCGCGCCGCGGCCAAATGTGGTAACAATCCGCGGATTGGATTGCCCTTCGGAATAATCCAACGCTTGGTAGTACGTGATGTAATTAACAGCACCTCGAGCAAACCGCTCGGACCGTCACGGAATGGTAGCGCGGCAACCTGCTTGATGGCGATAGTCCTCCGTAAATCTACCAATGCGTTATACGCCGAAAGTGCTACCTTGTTGTTGCCCCCTAAAGGCCTGACAGGTCCTCTTGGGTTGAGCGAGCGATGAACTCGCGGGGGGAACGATAGCCGAGGGCGCTGTGCGGGTGAACCGTATTGTAGTGTTTGAACCAGCCCGGCAGCTGGTCGATGACTGAGCGGGCGTCGGGCTTTGGGTTCACGCGGGCGTAGTCGCGTTTCAAGGTCCGGACGAACGCCTCAGCCATCCCATTCGACTGCGGGCTTTCGACCGGCGTCGTGCAGGGAACGAGGCCGATGTCGCGGGCGAACCGACGGGTGTCGTGGGCGGTGTAGCAGCTGCCGTTATCGGTCAGCCACTCGATGGGATCTGCCAGTGTGTTGACCTGGCCGAACCGGTGCTCGACGCTGAGGGTCATGAGGTCGCGAACGTCCGCGGCGCTGATCCCGGCGGTCGTCGCGACATAGCCCATGGCTTCCCGGTCGCAGCAGTCGAGGGCGAAGGCGACGCGGACCTTCTCGCCGTTGTCGCACGCGATCTCGAGCCCGTCGGAGCACCAGCGGGTGTTGCGGATATCGACCGCGACGCGGCCGTCATGCCGGCGTTGCTCGTTGCGAGTCCCGGCGCGCTGGAGGAGCAGGCCGTGCAGCTTCATCACCCGGTAGACGCGTTTGGGGTTGGGCGCTGCGCGCCCGGAGGCCTCGGCCTGTCGACGCAGCAGGGCGTGTATGCGGCGATATCCGTAGGTCGGCAGATCGGCGATCAGCGTGCCTATCGCTGCGACCAACTCGCCGTCGGGTTGCGGCGGCCGTCCACGTCGGCGGCGCGGGCCGGCGTGGAGGGTCGCGGAGAGGTGCGGGCGCGACATGCCCATGGCAGCAGCTGCGGCGCTCACTGTCCGACCTCCGGCCACGAGCTGGAGCGCAACAGCAGTTTTTTTGGGCCTGTGGCCCGGGTCACGGCCTCGCGCAGGACCTCATTCTCCATCGTCTTCTTGCCGAGCATGCGTTGAAGCTCGCGGACCTGGCTCTCGAGCGCGCGGTACTGCGACGCCGGCACGACCTCCTCGCCGGCACCCGCCGCGGTCAGCGCCCCCTGCGCCATCAACCGGCGCCAAGCGAACAGCTGGTTGGCCGCGATGCCGTGGCGACGGGCAATGAGCGAGACCGAGTGCCCGGGGAGGTACGTCTCCTCGACGATCCGCACCTTCTCCTCGGGCGTCCATCGCCTACGGCGTTGGACGCCGAGAACGTCGGTCCGCCCAATCCGGCCGCCATCGTCATACGTGCTGGTTATAGTATCAGGCATAATCATCACACTTCCATAAGTGTGAGGGACTGTCAGGCGATTTAGGGGGCTACTTCATACCTTGTGAAATCCTGGAGTTGAGCCTTCTTCCACTGGATATACTGCGTTCACCGGTAGCGTCCTCAGGCCGCGCTCGAAACTCATGCAATGACGCTGCGGTTATCGAGAGGGCCGCCAATGTTTGGCCCCGAGCACAGAACGTCCACCTGTTCGCGATTTTCTCCATCGCTTCGGTCATCTGCTGGCGCAGCGGCTTCCCTGATTCCGACATATCCGACTGGGCCCTACCTTCTTGAGTTTGCTCGCCGGATGTCGACGCGTCATTCAATACCGATCCGATCGAAAACCGATCCACTGAAGATCGACTATGCGCCGATAGGTTCGCCGTAAATCGTGATCCGATGCATTAGCCGACGATCACCCTGATAGTCGTTCACCGCATAGTTCCATGTCGAGAGGTTATCCCACACCGCGATCGCGCCTGAAGCCTGGCGCACCAATTTTATAAGGCCAGGTGCTCAACGAAGCTGTCAGCCCCCCGACCCGAATAACCGTGCTATCCGGGCCGTTCACTCGTCTGAGCATTAGCGGCTTAACTGTCCTCGCATCGCTCCCTTCGGGAAGGCGGCCGTATGGACGTTGACGTAATAATCCGAGGGAGTGGCGATAATTGCACTCATTACGTCCGCGGCAACGGGTGTGCAGCCCTTCGCGCGGCCGTTTGCGGGAGCGGTTAGCGAGACGACTACAGGACCAGGCGTGCCGATCGCGCCCTTGTGGATGTGAGCCATCGTGGGCGTGTCAGTTCCGCTAGCGGTCAGCGTGTAGCAGACATGACCCTTCTCGCTATCGAAGGCCAACTTGGCCAAGCCGGTTCCCTTCTCGGCACCCGGACCCGGCGCTTCGGCCGCGCCTATCAGCTTGGTCGACATTTTTGTGGTGGTGGCGACGGCTGGCACCGCGAGGACAACGGCCATCAAACTCGGCAGAAGATATCGCATGGGGTACTCCTTGTTGCCTGCAACAAACACCTCGGTGATCGAGCGGTCAAGCGCGATCGCCATTGTTTGGCTATAGACGTCGAAGCGTATCCCCCTACGTTCCACTAAGTATCCCTTCGAAATGATACCGAAACCGCTATTACAATGATCTGAATTCTCGATTGGGAACCATTTTTCGTGAAGAACGATCGGAAATTACACGCCCTTGCATAGAGTTTGCTCGGCTGTAATCAGGCGTCGAAGCGGGATCCTAATCCTTAATAGCCTATTGTGAGTCTTCGATGCAATTAAGTGGATCTTCTCCGTTCTCTCAAGGCACGAAGCTGTTGTTGCTTCGATCACGGTCCGGCAAAAGATGGTCGGGGTCGAGCATGACCAATGTTATGCGGCCGGCAGGTGCCGCGATGACGGGCTTAATCCGCATCCATGTTTCGACGGGCAGCTTAATCCGCGTGGCGTGTCCGTCAGCATATTTAACCTCCAGCACCGCCGGCATGACCAGCTTGTCGCGGCTCTCCAGCGTGATGCTGGCCCCCTTGGCTGGGTCGCCATCGGTATAGGCGATGTTCGTCACCGCCAGATCGAGCTGCCAGTTGTTGAAGAACCAGCCGCGCCAGAACCAGCTAAGGTCTTCGCCAGATTCGCTCGACATTTCGCGGAAGAAGTCGGACGGGCTGGGATGTTTGAACGCCCAGTCGGCGGTATATTTGCGGAAGGCAGGATCGAACCGGTCGGGGCCAAGGACGACATCGCGCAACAGGCGCAGCCCCAGCGCGGTCTTGAAATAGCTCACCGAATGGCGGTATTTTTCGCCCATGACGTCGGGATAGCTCATGATCGGCGGCGCATCCCGGTCGGCGAGCAGCGGCAGAATCTCGTCCACCGGATTGCCGCCGTCCGGCGCATATTCGCTGTCGCGCTTGGGGCCGAACACACCGCTCTTGAACTCGTCGCTTTCGAACGTGTCGATGAAGGTGTTGAAGCCTTCGTCCATCCAGGCGTCGCGGCGTTCGTTCGAGCCAACGACCATGGGGTACCAGCTGTGGCCGATCTCGTGTGCCGTGATCCAGAACAGCTCCTTGCCCTTGTCGGGGATGCCGTCGAACGCCATTCCCGGATATTCCATGCCCGTCGACCCGCCGGCGATGCTCCACGCGGTCGGGTAGGGATAGGCGAACCAATGCTGCGAGAAGCGCTCGACCGAATCCTTCAGATATTCCGTCGACCGTCCCCAGCCGGCGTCACCGGCACTCTCAATCGGATAGACGCTTTCCGCCAGCGCGGTCTTGCCGCCGGGCAGGTTCATCCGCGCCGCATCCCACACGAATGCGCGCGAGGCGGAGAAGGCCACATCGCGGGTATTGGCGAAGTGATAGCGCCACGTCTTCTCGGTTTTCGCCGCCGGACGCGCACTGTCGCGCGCCACTTCATCGGGCGTGCGGATCATCACCGTCGCGTCGCTGGCAGCCGCCTCGGCGAGGCGTGCGCGCTGAAGCGGTGTCAGGACTTCCGCCGCATTGATCAGCACGCCGCCGCCGGCGACGATCATGTCGGCGGGTACGGTGACCGCGTAATCCACATCGCCATATTCGCAGTAGAACTCGGACCCGAGGTAGGGGAGCGTGTCCCAGCCGCGCAGATCGTCATAGACGGCCATGCGCGGGAACCACTGAGCGATATCGAAGATCGTCCCGTTCGGCGTGTCGAGCCACGAGTTGCGCCCGCCCCATATGCCCGGGATGGCATAATGGTAGGCGATCCGGAACTTAAGCTTCGTCCCGCCGCCCTTTATCGGCTGATCGAGCCGGAGGTTCATGCGCGTATCGGAGACAACAAAAGGAATATTCAACCAGGCCTTGCCGCGCAGCACTTCCACTGACGCGATTTCATAGCCGTCGCTATGCTCGCCCCCGCCGCCGCCCTTACGCCGGCCGCCTATCGTCGCCGCGCGCGAGTCCGGACGATAGATATTCTGGTCTAGCTGCATCCACAGGCTTGGCAGGACGTCGGGACTGTTGTTGGTGTAATCGATCGTTTCGGAGGCTGTCAGCGTTCTGGCTGCAGCGTCGATCCGTGCGGTGATCGCGTAGTCAACCCGGTTCTGCCAGTACCCTGGCCCGGGTGCGCCGTTGGACGAGCGATAGACGTTCACCCCGTGCGGCAGCGGCTGCGCGGCGAAGGCAACCTTGGGGTCGAAGTCGGCAGCCCGCATCGGAGCCGAGCACAGAACCGCAGCAGCGCAGGCGCAACGTAGAATCGCCCGCGACAAATGATGTCTCACCGACCCTCCAGGCATTTGAACTTGCGCATAATGACCGTTCAGCAGCACTTTGAAAGCGGTCAAATGCCCGCAAATCCGGATATCGATCAAGTACTCAGCACGATGCCGGCTTTGCGTGTTCGGCGCTAAGGTTTGCCGGTCCGTATTCCACAAGGCAGTGTGGAGTAGCGAGTAATTAACACCGACAATAGCGATCGCCTAGACCAAATTTCGTTGCCTGCATCGAACATGCATGGGGAGCGGAAGTCGGAGGGATAACGACGTGCCAGGAACGACGGAGATTAGCTCCTCGGCC encodes the following:
- a CDS encoding AbrB/MazE/SpoVT family DNA-binding domain-containing protein, which encodes MQEMIDIRIAENGRMVLPRSARKALGVTGAGVVVLSIDGDNVKLTSMRQSIKRAQDLYRQHATNDLPVDDFIAERRAEAAREDLD
- a CDS encoding type II toxin-antitoxin system VapC family toxin — translated: MASIVFDASAILALLRDEPGADVVAQYIGDGLISAVNFQEVIKGLLRREVPNDAALAMLDALHLDVRPHGRDDAVAAANLYPATKAFGSGLGDRTCTALAIAEGLPVLTADREWARIEIPGLKLMLAR
- a CDS encoding recombinase family protein — protein: MPDILGYARVSTGDQDVAGQTMRLTEAGAIKTFTDVMSGRSMDRPGLTALLAYARSGDTLAVVRLDRLGRSLAELLSTVTMLRERKIALLSLEEKIDTSSAAGELIFHVFGAIAHFERRLISERTKDGIAAARAKGRKPGRQPLDVTKLNAALTLIQANTPPAEAARQLGLGRSTIYREMRRFGISRPA
- a CDS encoding IS3 family transposase (programmed frameshift), yielding MPDTITSTYDDGGRIGRTDVLGVQRRRRWTPEEKVRIVEETYLPGHSVSLIARRHGIAANQLFAWRRLMAQGALTAAGAGEEVVPASQYRALESQVRELQRMLGKKTMENEVLREAVTRARPKKTAVALQLVAGGRTVSAAAAAMGMSRPHLSATLHAGPRRRRGRPPQPDGELVAAIGTLIADLPTYGYRRIHALLRRQAEASGRAAPNPKRVYRVMKLHGLLLQRAGTRNEQRRHDGRVAVDIRNTRWCSDGLEIACDNGEKVRVAFALDCCDREAMGYVATTAGISAADVRDLMTLSVEHRFGQVNTLADPIEWLTDNGSCYTAHDTRRFARDIGLVPCTTPVESPQSNGMAEAFVRTLKRDYARVNPKPDARSVIDQLPGWFKHYNTVHPHSALGYRSPREFIARSTQEDLSGL
- a CDS encoding NUDIX hydrolase, producing the protein MLLITSRTTKRWIIPKGNPIRGLLPHLAAAREAFEEAGISGVVKAEAIGSYGYAKVINDGTTRAARVDVFPLAVLGRAKHWPEQHERVTEWFGLNDAANAVEEPELKLIIAAFRHPLPA
- a CDS encoding M1 family metallopeptidase; this encodes MPGGSVRHHLSRAILRCACAAAVLCSAPMRAADFDPKVAFAAQPLPHGVNVYRSSNGAPGPGYWQNRVDYAITARIDAAARTLTASETIDYTNNSPDVLPSLWMQLDQNIYRPDSRAATIGGRRKGGGGGEHSDGYEIASVEVLRGKAWLNIPFVVSDTRMNLRLDQPIKGGGTKLKFRIAYHYAIPGIWGGRNSWLDTPNGTIFDIAQWFPRMAVYDDLRGWDTLPYLGSEFYCEYGDVDYAVTVPADMIVAGGGVLINAAEVLTPLQRARLAEAAASDATVMIRTPDEVARDSARPAAKTEKTWRYHFANTRDVAFSASRAFVWDAARMNLPGGKTALAESVYPIESAGDAGWGRSTEYLKDSVERFSQHWFAYPYPTAWSIAGGSTGMEYPGMAFDGIPDKGKELFWITAHEIGHSWYPMVVGSNERRDAWMDEGFNTFIDTFESDEFKSGVFGPKRDSEYAPDGGNPVDEILPLLADRDAPPIMSYPDVMGEKYRHSVSYFKTALGLRLLRDVVLGPDRFDPAFRKYTADWAFKHPSPSDFFREMSSESGEDLSWFWRGWFFNNWQLDLAVTNIAYTDGDPAKGASITLESRDKLVMPAVLEVKYADGHATRIKLPVETWMRIKPVIAAPAGRITLVMLDPDHLLPDRDRSNNSFVP
- a CDS encoding CHRD domain-containing protein → MAIALDRSITEVFVAGNKEYPMRYLLPSLMAVVLAVPAVATTTKMSTKLIGAAEAPGPGAEKGTGLAKLAFDSEKGHVCYTLTASGTDTPTMAHIHKGAIGTPGPVVVSLTAPANGRAKGCTPVAADVMSAIIATPSDYYVNVHTAAFPKGAMRGQLSR